One region of Elusimicrobiota bacterium genomic DNA includes:
- a CDS encoding phage baseplate assembly protein — MIRALIVSVAEGVIKRFSGSSAHGALESRELFQHYGFTSRAKAGAEAIVLRDGNIFISIAEDDRRYRLAIAEGEVALYSDEGDSVHFKRGREIEITAGTKVKITAPTMELSGNLQVTGSVSDSAGSMAAMRLAYNPHTHIDPQGGVTGGPAPTM, encoded by the coding sequence ATGATCCGCGCGCTTATAGTTTCTGTGGCCGAGGGTGTTATTAAACGCTTCAGCGGAAGCTCCGCGCATGGCGCGCTGGAAAGCCGGGAGCTGTTCCAGCACTACGGTTTCACCAGCCGGGCGAAGGCGGGAGCCGAGGCAATAGTGCTGCGCGACGGAAATATCTTTATCAGCATAGCAGAGGATGATCGGCGTTACCGCCTGGCGATCGCGGAAGGCGAAGTGGCGTTATATAGCGACGAAGGGGATAGTGTGCATTTTAAGCGCGGCCGCGAGATTGAGATTACCGCCGGGACGAAGGTTAAAATTACCGCGCCGACTATGGAACTATCCGGGAATTTGCAGGTGACCGGCAGCGTATCCGACTCCGCCGGCAGCATGGCTGCCATGCGGCTGGCTTACAATCCGCATACACACATAGATCCCCAGGGAGGCGTGACCGGCGGCCCGGCACCGACCATGTGA
- a CDS encoding right-handed parallel beta-helix repeat-containing protein, which yields MLSLKTYTHIGRSFAAAGLCIAAQLLAGVSAATPLPTWPLCGGPVPCYVNSGGYSTIQSAVDALPASIDYSAHIYLGDETGDPVYNETVTVAGKEITGAGSITIAANPARASNLAYPTVTGGFLIKTPAVTLSHIRISPTDAITYGVMVSSPFVTLSYVTINDPNGYYINEEDGGAGVYFGAQSGSNTLTNCTIRTGGADAISDQGFGYNAITGHGNNYTYPWNHIYDIYAGNDGIVIGAASSGNTITAMSIQSSGDGVGIRDSGAGGNTITGNGNPYNYGYGTDNGVYDILSSSDGIVLSGASQGNTINYITIRAYGAGIRDFGGGGNHILGNDSSGNNYYYHTYDIYSYGGDGISISGGSYNNTISSVIISAAGAGIRDSGGGSNVITGNGSRPNYDVYDIFSNGDGVVISGASHNNTINNITIEAHADGIRDSGYGGNHINGNTPYSYYRNISTRYGNGIVISSSSANNYISSMSVFGNSNGIWDSGRGDTITLSDIAGDSDGVHFDEYSSSDSLILNTSIFGYGRGFYSDGHYNSATLRSGGNIRGYQTAGVFFDRHGVGNSLSGGGSAYSDYGSGALFYGDTGSSADGVSFSGLRAVEIAGASSTTITNSNLSTDYEAGFGLYAVNSDSLTFSGNSVTGGVDGLGVWLEYRKALAITMTNNSVSGSDTGMVIYSSQPYASVFNISDLRFNDSMPAMATAIDFWGSQVLTAAFEDVEFNSANILYNVIAYYNVSGSLRKSIRWFEKNIGL from the coding sequence ATGCTATCACTGAAGACATATACTCATATCGGACGCAGTTTTGCCGCGGCGGGGCTGTGCATTGCCGCACAGCTTCTGGCGGGAGTTTCCGCTGCCACGCCACTGCCAACGTGGCCCCTATGCGGCGGGCCCGTTCCTTGCTATGTCAATTCCGGCGGATATTCCACCATCCAGTCGGCGGTTGACGCTCTGCCCGCCTCCATTGATTACTCGGCTCATATCTATTTAGGCGACGAGACAGGCGACCCGGTCTATAATGAGACAGTCACGGTCGCCGGCAAAGAGATAACAGGCGCCGGCAGCATCACCATCGCGGCCAACCCGGCCAGGGCCTCCAATCTCGCCTATCCCACGGTCACCGGCGGGTTTCTTATTAAGACTCCAGCCGTCACCCTTTCCCATATCCGGATCTCCCCCACCGATGCCATTACTTACGGAGTGATGGTCTCATCGCCCTTTGTGACCCTCTCATATGTGACCATTAACGACCCCAACGGTTACTATATAAATGAAGAAGACGGCGGGGCGGGCGTCTATTTTGGCGCACAGAGCGGCTCAAACACGCTTACCAATTGTACTATACGGACAGGCGGCGCCGACGCTATCTCGGACCAGGGCTTTGGCTATAATGCCATCACCGGCCACGGCAATAACTACACCTATCCTTGGAATCATATCTATGATATCTATGCCGGCAACGACGGCATCGTCATTGGCGCCGCCAGTTCCGGTAATACCATCACCGCCATGTCAATCCAGTCGTCAGGAGACGGAGTCGGAATACGGGATTCTGGCGCCGGCGGCAATACCATTACCGGCAACGGAAACCCGTACAATTACGGGTATGGAACTGATAACGGGGTTTACGACATACTCTCCAGCAGCGACGGCATCGTTCTCAGCGGCGCCAGCCAGGGCAATACTATTAATTATATTACTATCCGAGCGTACGGAGCCGGAATCCGGGACTTCGGCGGCGGCGGCAATCACATCCTCGGCAACGATTCTTCCGGCAATAATTACTATTATCATACCTACGACATCTACTCGTACGGCGGCGACGGTATATCTATCAGCGGGGGCAGCTACAACAACACCATCAGCAGCGTCATTATTTCGGCGGCCGGCGCCGGAATTCGTGATTCTGGCGGCGGCAGCAATGTTATCACCGGTAATGGCAGCCGCCCCAACTACGATGTTTACGATATTTTTTCCAACGGCGATGGCGTTGTTATCAGCGGCGCCAGCCACAACAATACCATTAACAATATCACTATTGAGGCGCATGCCGACGGAATCCGTGATTCGGGCTACGGCGGCAACCACATCAATGGCAACACCCCCTATTCTTATTACCGCAACATCTCCACCAGGTACGGTAACGGCATAGTGATAAGCAGTTCCAGCGCGAATAATTACATCAGCAGCATGTCTGTTTTCGGCAACTCCAACGGGATATGGGATTCCGGCCGGGGGGACACTATTACCCTTAGTGATATTGCCGGCGACTCCGACGGCGTGCATTTTGACGAATACTCAAGCAGCGACAGCTTGATCTTAAACACTAGCATCTTTGGCTACGGCCGCGGTTTTTACTCCGACGGCCACTATAACAGCGCCACGTTACGTAGTGGTGGTAATATCAGAGGTTATCAGACAGCCGGTGTCTTCTTTGACCGGCATGGCGTGGGAAACAGCCTGAGCGGGGGGGGCAGCGCTTATTCCGACTATGGCAGCGGGGCGCTTTTCTATGGTGACACGGGCAGTTCGGCCGACGGCGTTTCCTTCTCCGGCCTGCGCGCTGTTGAGATAGCCGGCGCAAGCAGCACCACCATTACAAACAGCAATTTATCTACGGATTATGAAGCTGGGTTCGGGCTTTATGCCGTAAACAGCGACAGCCTGACCTTCTCGGGCAATAGCGTAACAGGCGGCGTGGACGGTTTGGGCGTGTGGCTTGAGTACCGCAAGGCGCTCGCGATTACCATGACTAATAACAGTGTCAGCGGCTCTGACACGGGCATGGTTATCTATTCCTCCCAGCCCTATGCTTCGGTCTTTAACATTTCCGATCTGCGCTTTAATGATTCCATGCCCGCCATGGCTACCGCAATTGATTTCTGGGGCAGCCAGGTGTTGACGGCTGCCTTTGAGGATGTAGAGTTCAACAGCGCTAATATCCTCTATAACGTCATTGCCTATTATAACGTATCAGGCAGTTTGAGAAAAAGTATCAGGTGGTTTGAGAAAAACATAGGCCTTTAG
- a CDS encoding carbamate kinase: MKKIRIFAFGGNEVAPVGLKDPKSGKAINPDIAMQWQRTADTCKLVADIFQQHPEDLYVMTHGNGPQVGNVLMRAELCRDTLPPLPLDVCVADTQGAMAYMLGQLNNELNIRGIDNILAGIVTQVVVDKDDPDFKSPSKYIGPSYSREEADQRVKENGWVMKLYKKDAQGAEIWRRVVPSPVPTDIVEIDAIEALLAKGIVPVTVGGGGIPVREVLPEEEAGKEVYTCNYGVKFSKAARAGSKPLKMYTGVEAVIDKDLASALLGVMLMKRARARGEEVEVSLTIFTGEDGAKLNYQKPDQRDLRVIKVSELAAIYNQDPPPFPAGSMGPKIKAVIEFVKHGGSVAYISRTDLFEETLKGRAGTTVLP, from the coding sequence ATGAAGAAAATAAGAATTTTCGCTTTCGGCGGCAACGAGGTAGCCCCCGTGGGCCTGAAAGATCCCAAAAGCGGGAAGGCCATAAATCCTGATATAGCCATGCAGTGGCAGCGCACGGCCGACACCTGCAAACTGGTAGCCGATATCTTCCAGCAGCACCCGGAAGATCTTTATGTGATGACGCACGGCAACGGCCCCCAGGTGGGCAATGTGCTGATGCGCGCGGAGCTGTGCCGCGACACCCTGCCGCCCCTGCCGCTGGATGTCTGCGTTGCCGACACCCAGGGCGCCATGGCCTACATGCTGGGCCAGCTCAACAATGAGCTGAACATACGCGGCATAGACAATATTCTCGCCGGTATCGTTACCCAGGTGGTGGTGGATAAAGACGATCCCGACTTTAAGAGCCCCTCCAAATATATAGGCCCCTCCTACTCCCGCGAAGAGGCGGACCAGCGCGTAAAAGAGAACGGCTGGGTCATGAAGCTCTATAAGAAAGACGCCCAGGGCGCGGAAATATGGCGGCGCGTGGTGCCCTCGCCGGTGCCCACTGATATTGTTGAAATAGACGCCATAGAGGCGCTGCTTGCCAAGGGCATAGTGCCCGTTACGGTTGGGGGCGGCGGCATCCCCGTGCGGGAGGTTCTGCCGGAAGAAGAGGCCGGAAAAGAAGTTTATACCTGCAATTACGGCGTTAAATTCTCCAAGGCCGCCAGGGCGGGCTCAAAGCCGCTTAAAATGTATACCGGCGTGGAAGCAGTGATAGACAAAGATCTGGCCTCAGCGCTTTTGGGCGTGATGCTTATGAAACGCGCCAGGGCCCGCGGCGAAGAGGTGGAAGTAAGCCTCACTATTTTCACGGGGGAGGACGGCGCGAAGCTCAATTACCAGAAGCCCGATCAGCGGGACCTGCGCGTGATAAAGGTGTCGGAACTGGCAGCCATTTACAACCAGGATCCTCCGCCCTTTCCCGCCGGCTCCATGGGCCCGAAGATCAAGGCCGTCATAGAGTTCGTTAAACACGGCGGCAGCGTGGCGTATATTTCAAGGACCGATCTCTTTGAGGAAACGCTTAAAGGCAGGGCAGGCACAACGGTACTGCCCTAA
- a CDS encoding phage tail tape measure protein — protein sequence MGETMKVALTFTAIDAASGYLADMERRIDSLGESGKKLRGDYDAMKSHFAEGLKGFGVAFSTMQFMKPGIEAAAMLEASGLSVKNSLWESGKTAAAMGAEFTKMRSTALYLSAHSPFGAPDIMRAEQLLLESGFKPGEIAGQNGLAASVSGMSQLSGQSMEEVRDLVDIFHQQFGANLKEINSAFDAIAQNGLEDKLPYLTSGLLSVGTRASDMVIPLKDVVSTLGMMHTVARRAAPALGEFLKSMRPDATSHEAVMMRDIGFNGYNAKGKFIGFEAIQKELKEKFGGFKTDLLPLLERVFGAGAPVAKALIDAKPLAEINAQNERRLKFEAKLKEVNDGLTTSYEEMIRAMKNAEGSVFAPITEMLAAGARGGRDTFVWLGKLAENHPGVSAGVAGLGGLVAAGGAAYGLWGMGKALMGLKSIATGLAGAGAAVTAGKALAGTGMMGEEMVLGGTAAAGAGMAITLGDLLAIPLATYGVYKGEEWLNERLRRINFGAAGIPGADNIHLSDKNIPEININFNTDIKGRVTASTGQGVDLKVNTNNRGNFHYYDEKHP from the coding sequence ATGGGCGAAACGATGAAGGTGGCGCTGACTTTCACCGCTATAGACGCGGCCAGCGGCTATTTAGCCGACATGGAGCGCCGTATTGATTCGCTTGGAGAATCCGGCAAGAAACTGCGCGGCGATTACGACGCCATGAAAAGCCATTTTGCCGAGGGGCTGAAGGGGTTTGGAGTGGCGTTTTCCACTATGCAGTTTATGAAGCCGGGCATCGAGGCCGCGGCTATGTTGGAAGCCTCGGGATTATCTGTGAAAAATTCGCTCTGGGAAAGCGGTAAGACAGCCGCTGCCATGGGCGCGGAGTTCACTAAAATGCGGTCCACCGCGCTTTATCTTAGCGCGCATTCACCATTCGGAGCGCCGGATATAATGCGCGCGGAACAATTACTGCTGGAAAGTGGGTTTAAGCCGGGCGAGATAGCGGGGCAAAATGGCCTAGCTGCATCAGTATCCGGCATGAGCCAGTTGAGCGGCCAGAGCATGGAAGAAGTGCGGGACTTGGTTGATATTTTTCATCAACAGTTTGGCGCCAACTTAAAAGAAATTAATTCCGCATTTGACGCTATAGCTCAGAATGGATTGGAGGATAAACTACCTTATCTAACCTCTGGTTTATTAAGTGTCGGCACCCGTGCATCGGATATGGTAATACCGTTGAAAGACGTTGTGTCAACATTAGGCATGATGCATACGGTAGCGCGAAGAGCCGCACCCGCTTTGGGTGAGTTTTTAAAATCCATGCGGCCTGATGCTACCAGTCACGAGGCTGTTATGATGCGCGACATTGGGTTTAATGGATACAACGCGAAGGGAAAATTTATCGGATTTGAAGCTATACAGAAGGAGCTGAAAGAAAAATTCGGCGGATTTAAAACTGATCTTTTACCCCTGCTTGAAAGGGTATTTGGCGCCGGAGCTCCGGTAGCTAAAGCTTTAATAGACGCCAAACCATTAGCCGAGATTAACGCGCAGAATGAACGCCGCCTGAAATTTGAGGCGAAGTTGAAAGAAGTTAACGATGGGTTGACCACTTCTTACGAGGAGATGATACGGGCCATGAAGAACGCCGAAGGCTCGGTGTTCGCGCCGATAACCGAAATGCTGGCGGCCGGCGCACGCGGCGGCCGCGATACTTTTGTGTGGCTTGGAAAGCTTGCGGAGAATCATCCCGGAGTGTCAGCAGGAGTGGCGGGACTTGGCGGCCTGGTGGCCGCCGGCGGTGCGGCATATGGATTGTGGGGAATGGGTAAGGCTCTTATGGGTTTGAAATCCATAGCAACCGGGTTAGCTGGTGCCGGAGCCGCGGTAACTGCCGGGAAAGCTTTAGCGGGAACCGGGATGATGGGTGAGGAAATGGTGCTTGGCGGAACAGCAGCTGCTGGAGCCGGAATGGCGATAACTCTTGGAGATCTTCTAGCCATCCCATTGGCCACTTATGGGGTTTATAAAGGTGAGGAATGGCTTAACGAGCGGTTGCGCCGAATCAATTTTGGCGCGGCCGGAATACCTGGCGCCGACAATATTCATCTCTCCGATAAAAATATTCCTGAGATAAATATCAATTTCAACACAGACATAAAAGGAAGGGTTACGGCATCTACCGGACAGGGCGTTGACCTGAAAGTAAATACCAATAATAGAGGCAATTTCCATTATTACGATGAGAAACATCCATGA
- a CDS encoding threonine synthase, translating into MKKIKTLQCINCGKDHAQDEVKYTCSACGGNLQVLYDYNLIKKRLNCDVLKENHDRTMWRYMDLLPLAGFKNIPPVQVGWTPLYKAERLGAEVGVSNLYIKDDGRNPSASFKDRASAVVVAKARELKEKVIITASTGNAASSLACLTGSLDLKTIIFVPETAPVAKVAQLLVFGAVVIMVKGTYDDAFELCLKASLEYGWYNRSTGVNPYTREGKKTCAFEICEQLKWETPDKVFVSAGDGNIISGMWKGFVEFHRLGIIDRLPQMIAVQAEKSDAIKRAFESGGEIQAVSGATIADSISVSMPRDGLAAIMAIKDSGGFAVSVTDAEILEAIPQIARGSNVFAEPAAAASFAGLKKAAAAGLVKDSESAVVLISGNGLKDIQSAMKSVGKPFVIKPDIGELKKLVADNKLA; encoded by the coding sequence ATGAAGAAGATAAAGACTTTACAATGCATCAACTGCGGTAAGGACCACGCGCAGGACGAGGTGAAATATACATGCTCGGCATGCGGCGGGAACCTGCAGGTGCTTTACGACTACAACCTCATAAAAAAGCGGCTTAATTGCGACGTGCTCAAAGAAAATCACGACAGGACCATGTGGCGGTATATGGACCTGCTGCCGCTGGCCGGCTTTAAAAATATCCCGCCCGTGCAGGTGGGCTGGACGCCGCTCTATAAAGCCGAGCGCCTGGGCGCCGAGGTCGGGGTGTCGAACCTGTATATTAAGGATGACGGGCGCAACCCAAGCGCCTCTTTCAAGGACCGGGCCAGCGCCGTGGTAGTGGCCAAGGCGCGAGAGCTGAAAGAAAAAGTCATAATCACCGCTTCCACCGGCAATGCGGCATCCTCCCTTGCCTGCCTGACCGGCAGCCTGGACCTGAAAACGATCATCTTTGTGCCTGAAACCGCCCCCGTGGCCAAAGTGGCGCAGCTGCTTGTGTTCGGCGCGGTGGTCATTATGGTGAAAGGCACCTACGACGATGCTTTTGAGCTGTGCCTCAAGGCCTCGCTGGAATACGGCTGGTATAACCGCAGCACCGGCGTAAACCCATACACCCGCGAAGGGAAAAAGACCTGCGCCTTTGAGATCTGCGAACAGCTTAAATGGGAAACCCCCGACAAGGTTTTTGTTTCAGCGGGGGACGGCAATATTATAAGCGGCATGTGGAAAGGTTTTGTGGAATTCCACCGGCTGGGCATAATAGACAGGCTCCCGCAGATGATAGCCGTGCAGGCGGAAAAATCCGACGCCATAAAACGCGCTTTTGAGTCCGGCGGCGAAATTCAGGCCGTGTCCGGGGCTACCATAGCCGACAGCATTTCGGTAAGCATGCCGCGCGACGGGCTGGCCGCCATTATGGCCATAAAAGACTCCGGAGGCTTTGCGGTTTCAGTTACCGACGCGGAAATACTTGAAGCCATCCCGCAGATAGCCAGGGGTTCAAATGTGTTCGCGGAACCGGCCGCCGCCGCCTCTTTCGCCGGTCTTAAAAAAGCGGCCGCCGCCGGCCTGGTGAAAGACAGCGAATCCGCGGTGGTCCTGATAAGCGGCAACGGCCTGAAAGACATACAGAGCGCCATGAAATCAGTGGGCAAGCCCTTTGTTATCAAGCCGGATATAGGCGAGCTTAAAAAACTTGTGGCGGACAATAAGCTGGCGTAG
- a CDS encoding baseplate J/gp47 family protein, whose product MSSSDFEKDFETILEEILTDTRNQYPGADTSQGSPLFMMAVRLASATWGLHKKQSKIAEQIFPDTAIDLLVDRHAYCAGLSRAAGESTESLAARVLEKKRKPGAGGNKDDYETWATEVDGVAGAHCIPTPRGAGTVDVVVLASAGDNPPVPAQPLLDAVYAHIDELRPVTAGDFTVLAVAVLSPAITMTISGSINADTLAANIKSYCDTLKCKDTLFLSQLVNLALELGANDAVVTAPIANVTATDYQVIRSGVITINV is encoded by the coding sequence ATGAGCAGCTCGGATTTTGAAAAAGATTTTGAAACTATCCTGGAAGAGATACTGACCGATACGCGGAACCAGTATCCGGGAGCGGATACAAGCCAGGGCAGCCCGCTGTTTATGATGGCTGTTCGTCTGGCATCGGCCACATGGGGACTGCATAAAAAACAAAGCAAGATAGCCGAGCAAATATTCCCCGACACCGCTATTGACCTGCTGGTGGACCGGCATGCCTATTGCGCAGGGTTAAGCCGCGCCGCCGGTGAGAGCACTGAAAGCCTGGCCGCCCGCGTGCTGGAGAAGAAGCGTAAGCCGGGCGCCGGCGGCAATAAGGATGATTACGAGACCTGGGCTACCGAGGTGGACGGAGTAGCCGGGGCGCATTGCATTCCTACGCCGCGGGGCGCCGGTACCGTGGACGTGGTAGTGCTTGCCTCAGCTGGGGATAACCCACCTGTGCCGGCTCAGCCACTGCTGGATGCAGTTTATGCGCATATAGATGAGTTGCGGCCAGTAACCGCCGGAGATTTTACTGTTTTGGCGGTGGCGGTATTGTCGCCGGCGATAACCATGACAATATCCGGCAGCATTAACGCCGACACCCTGGCCGCGAATATCAAAAGCTATTGCGACACACTGAAATGTAAGGATACTTTGTTTCTTTCCCAGTTGGTTAATTTAGCGCTTGAACTCGGTGCCAATGACGCCGTGGTGACAGCGCCTATAGCGAATGTGACTGCGACGGATTACCAGGTGATCCGCTCCGGAGTGATAACGATAAACGTATGA
- a CDS encoding DUF2313 domain-containing protein — protein MNQADILKSLTAPVPLEGIVDDINIIEGAALDSAEASAEQLLQEVLPDLALITMSDWERILGIPTNPELTLVERRRGILVKFFSRGLSKTFFIQLAALLGQTITIDDVSTQWEWIVSGLVSSDDFARAGEICAGERLGGSSMDIETIFNTLKPAHTLVSFEYVS, from the coding sequence ATGAATCAAGCGGATATCCTGAAATCCTTAACCGCGCCGGTGCCTCTGGAAGGTATTGTGGATGATATCAACATTATAGAAGGCGCGGCGCTTGATAGTGCGGAGGCCTCGGCGGAACAGTTACTGCAGGAAGTGTTGCCGGACCTGGCATTGATAACGATGTCCGACTGGGAACGGATACTGGGGATACCCACCAACCCGGAACTGACGCTGGTTGAACGGCGACGGGGTATACTGGTTAAGTTTTTTAGCCGGGGATTGAGTAAAACATTTTTTATTCAGTTGGCTGCGCTATTGGGGCAGACTATCACGATAGATGATGTTTCGACGCAATGGGAATGGATTGTCAGCGGGCTGGTTTCTTCCGATGATTTTGCGCGAGCCGGAGAAATATGCGCCGGCGAGAGATTAGGCGGTTCCTCAATGGATATTGAAACCATCTTCAACACCTTAAAACCGGCACATACACTGGTATCGTTTGAATATGTCAGCTAG
- a CDS encoding DNA circularization N-terminal domain-containing protein, which yields MNETDPLYKATLGGIPLQCQTTEDGFEKAISESEIPYTNGAQTEDLGLKARTIGLRCYFYDENYSNHQSLIELAKEFDLLAFVHPVYGLTNVRIKKLVVHHDDQSRAAEIDLNLIEDGQVQANIKPWQDPKAEAEKEFNNSVAEQKASVLQKILTLGAKREAMAEAAIEKFGSFMTSVANPANTLASLVDYGTDLPGRFVEAAALAVERYAIAYETLRDAPAAFQAQLAAALKDLNAQFDKFGGQVDAASAARMGLEAAGFFSADEQLSQTNNIMDQAAGFDVNGNRVSVSTDDTLNSNEIETILALTNTAIQTAVEGDRGNDSLKRMAAVLYSAAAQLKKSAENVKVVRINNPTPIHLICLRYGLPYSAAPRLLALNPQIMDPNRVSGEISIYA from the coding sequence ATGAATGAAACCGACCCCCTCTATAAAGCCACCCTGGGCGGCATTCCCCTGCAATGCCAAACCACCGAAGACGGTTTTGAGAAAGCTATCTCCGAGTCGGAGATTCCTTATACCAACGGCGCACAAACCGAAGACCTCGGATTGAAAGCCCGGACAATAGGACTGCGCTGTTATTTTTATGACGAAAATTACAGCAACCACCAATCATTAATAGAACTTGCCAAAGAGTTCGACTTGCTTGCTTTTGTCCACCCGGTTTATGGCCTGACCAATGTACGCATTAAAAAACTGGTCGTTCACCATGATGACCAATCACGCGCGGCCGAGATTGACTTAAACCTGATTGAGGATGGCCAGGTGCAGGCGAATATAAAGCCCTGGCAGGACCCAAAAGCCGAAGCGGAAAAAGAATTTAACAACTCCGTGGCAGAGCAGAAAGCGTCCGTCCTGCAGAAGATCCTTACCCTGGGCGCAAAGCGCGAAGCGATGGCTGAAGCCGCTATAGAAAAATTCGGATCGTTTATGACCAGCGTGGCTAACCCGGCCAATACCCTGGCATCCCTGGTTGACTATGGCACGGATTTACCCGGCCGGTTTGTTGAGGCGGCCGCGCTGGCTGTTGAGCGTTACGCCATAGCCTACGAGACGCTGCGCGATGCGCCGGCGGCGTTCCAGGCGCAGCTTGCGGCCGCCCTGAAAGACCTGAACGCGCAGTTTGATAAATTCGGTGGGCAGGTGGACGCCGCCTCGGCCGCCAGGATGGGGCTTGAAGCCGCCGGTTTTTTCTCCGCCGACGAACAGTTGAGCCAAACAAACAACATCATGGACCAGGCCGCCGGGTTTGACGTGAACGGGAACCGGGTTTCCGTAAGCACGGACGACACATTGAATTCTAACGAGATAGAGACTATCCTGGCTTTAACCAACACCGCTATTCAGACCGCGGTTGAAGGCGATAGAGGCAATGATTCGCTTAAGCGCATGGCGGCTGTTCTATATAGCGCGGCCGCGCAACTGAAGAAGTCGGCCGAGAATGTGAAGGTGGTGCGTATTAATAACCCTACGCCGATACACCTGATTTGTCTGCGCTATGGGCTGCCATATAGCGCCGCGCCGCGCTTGCTGGCGCTGAACCCGCAGATAATGGACCCCAATAGGGTTTCTGGGGAGATATCAATCTATGCCTGA
- a CDS encoding poly-gamma-glutamate hydrolase family protein — translation MLSRNIILGAFLAVLAGCSTDYAGLRRGKDLYPDLAALKAGNIEGRDYSREFYNRGSSVAVFAIHGGDIELFTSRLARRIADRDLNLYIFNGWLGEESGRLHITAAHFDDPEAVRLAAASALGISVHAQAEPGRRVCVGGSNREAAEITVSRLRAAGFSAEFPCARSPGVSPQNIVNRASKGGVQLEITMPLLKRLESSPLDLSKFTEAVRNAVSDYLTQGEKQ, via the coding sequence ATGCTGTCACGGAATATTATACTCGGCGCGTTTCTGGCGGTTTTAGCCGGCTGTTCAACCGATTACGCCGGGTTGCGCCGCGGGAAAGATCTTTACCCGGACCTGGCGGCCCTGAAAGCCGGCAATATTGAGGGCCGGGATTATTCCCGCGAGTTCTATAACCGCGGCTCTTCCGTGGCGGTGTTCGCTATACATGGCGGCGACATAGAACTTTTCACCTCGCGCCTGGCCAGACGGATCGCGGACAGGGACCTGAACCTGTATATCTTTAACGGCTGGCTCGGGGAGGAAAGCGGCCGCCTGCATATAACCGCCGCGCATTTTGACGATCCCGAAGCTGTACGACTGGCCGCCGCGAGCGCCCTGGGGATCTCTGTTCACGCCCAGGCTGAGCCGGGCCGCCGGGTTTGCGTGGGCGGCTCGAACAGGGAGGCGGCTGAAATTACCGTTTCAAGGCTTCGCGCCGCCGGTTTTTCAGCCGAGTTCCCCTGCGCGCGCAGCCCCGGAGTTTCGCCGCAAAATATTGTGAACCGCGCCTCCAAAGGAGGGGTGCAGCTTGAAATAACCATGCCGCTCCTGAAAAGGCTTGAAAGTTCGCCCCTTGATTTATCAAAATTTACTGAGGCCGTAAGAAATGCGGTTTCGGACTATTTAACGCAAGGAGAAAAGCAATGA
- a CDS encoding phage GP46 family protein, with translation MDLKIDIQDGRGTLTLETTDTLLNNIFMSLSIPRGSWWFNPEFGSRLHELNREKDVARVAMLAVTYAKEALQWLVDANKASAVDAATSHVKGGLVLTVTVTTAAGEPVTFEKFIPVGA, from the coding sequence ATGGATTTAAAAATAGATATTCAAGACGGACGCGGCACATTAACACTGGAGACAACCGACACGCTGTTGAACAATATTTTTATGTCATTGAGTATACCGCGCGGCAGCTGGTGGTTCAATCCGGAATTCGGCAGCCGGTTGCACGAGCTGAACAGGGAAAAGGATGTGGCGCGCGTGGCAATGCTGGCCGTGACGTATGCGAAAGAGGCGTTGCAATGGCTGGTGGACGCTAATAAGGCATCGGCGGTGGATGCGGCTACTTCGCATGTGAAGGGCGGTCTGGTGCTTACTGTGACAGTGACCACGGCCGCCGGCGAACCGGTGACGTTTGAAAAATTTATACCAGTCGGAGCATAA